In Zingiber officinale cultivar Zhangliang chromosome 8B, Zo_v1.1, whole genome shotgun sequence, a single genomic region encodes these proteins:
- the LOC122015807 gene encoding 60S ribosomal protein L31-like, producing MVVEKGSKGRKEEVVTREYTINLHKRLHGCTFKKKAPKAIKEIRKFAQKAMGTTDVRVDVKLNKHIWSRGIRSVPRRIRVRIARKRNEEEDAKEELYSLVTVADIPAEGLKGLGTVVVDEAD from the exons ATGGTGGTGGAGAAGGGAAGCAAAGGGAGGAAGGAGGAGGTGGTGACGAGGGAGTACACCATTAACCTCCACAAGCGCCTTCATGGATG CACATTCAAGAAGAAGGCCCCCAAGGCCATCAAGGAGATCAGGAAGTTTGCTCAGAAAGCTATGGGGACGACCGATGTGAGGGTGGATGTGAAGTTGAACAAGCACATCTGGAGCAGGGGGATCCGCAGTGTTCCAAGGCGCATTCGTGTGCGCATCGCACGCAAGAGGAACGAGGAGGAGGATGCCAAAGAAGAGCTATACTCATTGGTTACGGTGGCCGATATCCCGGCCGAAGGCTTGAAAGGTTTGGGAACCGTGGTCGTGGACGAAGCTGATTGA